A portion of the Acidisarcina polymorpha genome contains these proteins:
- a CDS encoding BlaI/MecI/CopY family transcriptional regulator, with protein MGGRKKGSGALTPLELQIMQVLWQNGPSGVQQVQQSLAPINDLAYNTVQTMLNVLHRKGRVERRINGRAYVYSTTDSKEIVLGQAVREFVERLFGGSSEELVMSLIKSRQVDPERIADLSRTIAALRQGGG; from the coding sequence ATGGGAGGTCGAAAAAAAGGCTCGGGTGCTCTGACGCCATTAGAACTGCAGATTATGCAGGTTCTTTGGCAGAACGGGCCCAGTGGGGTGCAGCAGGTGCAGCAGAGCCTGGCGCCGATCAATGACCTGGCGTACAACACCGTTCAAACGATGCTGAATGTTCTTCATCGTAAAGGTAGGGTCGAGCGCAGGATCAACGGACGCGCCTACGTGTACAGCACAACAGATTCAAAGGAAATTGTCCTCGGGCAAGCTGTGCGTGAATTTGTAGAACGCCTTTTTGGGGGATCTTCGGAAGAGCTGGTTATGAGCCTTATCAAGAGCCGGCAAGTGGATCCTGAACGAATTGCTGATCTAAGTCGCACTATCGCGGCATTGCGCCAAGGGGGAGGATAA
- a CDS encoding TlpA family protein disulfide reductase, which yields MGPTSEGVQGGIGGRIRGYPDNTYLQRRAWFLLAVQDDTIPEKDGIAAVDTFLRAVDPYDGPSSRWAFYPDAAQLLVKRGGQPEREIDLLKQAKSDDESGWARGNNSDNLSDVEVKRRLDWQRQQRQYLNGLMLKAAMQANKPEIAAELRAAVEGPPPDDKKLLQEYRANHARVALLTGNRIDALAYYQMVLQTKLEAPKPFKGRFRDDLGDEGHALWKQQGGTETAWATGSKMPSADNTILAEGRWEKPKRSIPDFELIDLSGKTWRLRELNGKSVLIDVWATWCGPCQAELPNLQKLYEQVKSRSDIQILAFNYDSDVGVVGPYSNEKGNTFPVLPIVNAAQIEDAVNDNDIPQNWVVLDCSGIFLWRQIGYRPENYDDFSKDMLTRLGAEAANE from the coding sequence GTGGGACCAACATCGGAAGGAGTTCAAGGAGGCATTGGGGGGAGGATTCGCGGCTATCCGGACAACACCTACCTGCAGCGCCGAGCTTGGTTCCTTCTTGCGGTTCAGGATGACACAATTCCAGAAAAGGACGGCATTGCGGCGGTGGATACCTTTCTGCGTGCGGTCGATCCTTACGATGGGCCCAGCTCGCGCTGGGCGTTTTACCCGGACGCGGCTCAACTTCTGGTAAAGCGGGGCGGCCAGCCGGAGCGGGAGATCGATCTGCTGAAGCAGGCGAAGTCAGATGATGAGAGCGGTTGGGCGCGCGGTAACAACAGCGACAATCTTAGCGACGTTGAAGTGAAGCGAAGACTTGACTGGCAGAGGCAACAAAGGCAGTACCTGAATGGGCTGATGCTGAAGGCTGCGATGCAAGCGAACAAGCCAGAAATCGCTGCGGAGTTGCGTGCTGCCGTGGAAGGCCCGCCGCCGGACGATAAGAAACTGTTGCAAGAGTACCGGGCGAATCACGCGCGAGTTGCGCTGTTGACGGGAAACAGGATCGACGCCCTTGCGTATTATCAAATGGTGCTTCAGACGAAGTTGGAAGCTCCAAAGCCCTTCAAGGGAAGGTTTCGCGATGACCTGGGCGATGAGGGTCATGCACTTTGGAAGCAGCAGGGTGGAACAGAGACGGCCTGGGCCACCGGGAGCAAGATGCCGTCCGCGGATAATACGATTCTGGCCGAGGGTCGGTGGGAGAAACCGAAGAGATCCATTCCAGACTTCGAGCTTATCGATCTTTCTGGCAAGACATGGCGGCTGAGGGAGTTGAATGGAAAGTCGGTGCTGATCGACGTGTGGGCGACATGGTGCGGTCCGTGCCAGGCGGAATTGCCGAATCTTCAGAAGCTTTACGAACAAGTAAAAAGCCGTAGCGATATCCAGATACTCGCCTTCAATTACGACAGCGACGTAGGCGTGGTTGGACCGTATTCGAACGAAAAAGGCAATACATTTCCAGTGTTGCCGATCGTGAACGCTGCACAGATCGAGGACGCGGTTAATGACAACGACATTCCGCAGAACTGGGTCGTCCTGGACTGCAGCGGGATATTCCTGTGGCGACAGATCGGTTATAGACCAGAGAACTACGACGACTTTTCGAAAGATATGCTGACACGGCTGGGCGCTGAGGCTGCGAACGAATAA
- a CDS encoding M56 family metallopeptidase codes for MSSVSSLITSYLVNSVWELPFISGAGWLISLVFQKLGSRSEHATWVVTFSLAVSMPAIPPLRFLVGLATSSSFPTHSSIAFEAAQAAETPLRRALSIPTPAAYGLICSYLLVLLYFTIRLGWSIRNTQELIYDASPALLTEEQENLWRRCTQFYSLKPIKVRISERVRGPVALGFGQPVLLFPPDFLENCSSQDLLAAFAHESAHMKRHDFIKNLFYELFSLSLCFHPITWVLKSRIAQTREMVCDSMATERLLTPFDYTESLLRLATMIRTNSRAMTSHAIGIFDADILEKRVMVVKTKTWNFSPWATYALTAATMIFMGAITAWGTALAVTIEPVTQRAASPETSSAVYKVGNGVGAPTVIKSVDPQFPDGRNTKGMFQGVCIVGLVVDTSGMPKEVHIVKPLAPDFDANAIKAVQQYNFEPAKLLGKPVAVSINIEVNYQKY; via the coding sequence ATGAGTAGCGTCTCCAGCCTCATCACGTCGTACCTGGTGAATTCTGTTTGGGAATTGCCTTTTATTTCCGGCGCGGGGTGGCTGATTAGCCTTGTGTTTCAGAAACTTGGCTCACGCTCGGAACACGCCACATGGGTGGTGACTTTTTCACTGGCCGTCTCAATGCCGGCCATCCCTCCATTGCGGTTTCTTGTAGGTTTGGCAACTTCCTCCAGCTTCCCCACACATTCCTCGATAGCGTTTGAGGCTGCTCAGGCTGCAGAGACACCTCTTCGTCGAGCACTGAGTATTCCGACCCCTGCGGCATATGGCCTAATTTGCTCCTATCTTCTGGTGCTGCTCTACTTCACCATTCGTTTAGGCTGGTCGATCCGTAATACACAGGAGCTTATCTATGACGCTTCTCCAGCCTTGCTTACTGAGGAACAGGAGAACCTTTGGCGTCGCTGCACTCAGTTCTACTCGCTTAAACCCATTAAAGTGCGGATCTCAGAACGGGTGAGGGGGCCAGTTGCTCTAGGCTTTGGTCAACCTGTCCTACTTTTCCCCCCAGACTTCCTTGAAAATTGTTCTTCACAGGATTTGCTAGCTGCCTTTGCTCACGAATCTGCTCACATGAAGCGCCATGATTTTATAAAAAATCTGTTCTATGAACTATTCAGCCTTAGCTTATGTTTCCATCCGATTACCTGGGTGTTGAAGTCACGGATAGCACAAACCCGCGAGATGGTATGTGACAGCATGGCCACGGAAAGACTTCTCACCCCTTTCGATTACACAGAGTCTTTGCTGCGGCTCGCGACGATGATTCGCACAAACTCGCGAGCTATGACCTCACACGCCATCGGAATTTTCGATGCTGACATTTTGGAGAAGCGAGTCATGGTGGTGAAAACGAAAACATGGAACTTCAGTCCTTGGGCGACGTACGCCCTGACAGCTGCGACGATGATCTTCATGGGAGCTATAACAGCGTGGGGGACGGCACTGGCCGTAACCATCGAGCCGGTCACACAACGAGCGGCTTCGCCGGAGACATCTTCTGCTGTTTATAAAGTCGGTAACGGAGTAGGCGCTCCCACCGTGATTAAATCAGTCGATCCGCAATTTCCAGATGGCCGCAACACTAAAGGGATGTTTCAAGGAGTGTGCATCGTAGGCTTGGTAGTGGATACGAGCGGCATGCCCAAAGAAGTTCATATCGTAAAGCCGCTGGCGCCTGACTTCGATGCAAATGCTATTAAGGCTGTTCAGCAATATAACTTTGAGCCGGCAAAGCTCTTAGGAAAACCTGTCGCAGTTTCAATCAATATTGAGGTCAATTACCAGAAATATTGA